The segment CCGATGCAACCGGACACGATATCATTGCCGTATAAGCATTTTTTTTCGTTCCCAGGTTGAACCTGAGAACGAGATTTGTGAGGTTTTACCTCCCCTACTGTAAGATCTGAGTTAACTTACAAGTTTACGAATAGGTTAAATGCAGTTTTTCCATACCAGCCATATCTAAGATTTGGGGAATCAAATCTTCTCTTTTGACTGCCATCATATGAACGCCTTGGCAAAGTTGTTTCGCCATTTGCACTTGTTCGGCGGCAATTTTCATGCCTTCTTCTAATGGATCTTTGGCAGTTGCTAGGCGATCGATAATGTGTTGGGGAATATTTACCCCCGGTACGCAACGATTGATAAATTCCGCATTTTTAGCGGATTTAAGCAGAAAAATTCCGGCTAAAATCGGTTTATTGCAACCAGAAGCTATCCCATCCATGAATTTTTCCAGTCTTTCAAAGTCAGAAATTAATTGACTTTGGAAAAATTGCGCCCCTGCTTCTAATTTACGCTCGAATCGTTTTTGCAAGCCAGACCAACTGGAGGATTGGGGGTCAACCGCCGCACCGACAAATAAATCTGTTGCACCATCGGTCA is part of the Leptolyngbyaceae cyanobacterium genome and harbors:
- a CDS encoding methylenetetrahydrofolate reductase, whose product is MFNTQYQTPLNSFRTAVNAGEFLITAEVAPPKGGDPTHMLKMAQLLKGRVHAINITDGSRAVLRMSSLAASVILMQHGIEPICQMACRDRNRIGLQADLMGAHALGIHNILALTGDPVKAGDHPDCKGVFDLESVRLLQVIDKMNRGFDWNEKPLTDGATDLFVGAAVDPQSSSWSGLQKRFERKLEAGAQFFQSQLISDFERLEKFMDGIASGCNKPILAGIFLLKSAKNAEFINRCVPGVNIPQHIIDRLATAKDPLEEGMKIAAEQVQMAKQLCQGVHMMAVKREDLIPQILDMAGMEKLHLTYS